A window of the Lactuca sativa cultivar Salinas chromosome 7, Lsat_Salinas_v11, whole genome shotgun sequence genome harbors these coding sequences:
- the LOC111888565 gene encoding pentatricopeptide repeat-containing protein At1g03100, mitochondrial has protein sequence MLVRKLRYGNSKALYAIQRFFSCSNLNPNRVLRCQITSYSCRNMTFHQSANNALEVVPGNIHPWQSFSTIASTILVQARDPAKLSEEIQNALDEHKLNEAWNLHEQHMNMEGFPRKSVVNKLLTTSSQSLQLQYIERAYHLVEKAIEEHKQNLLEKTTLIYLSLCLAKANLPVHAATVLRKLVETQQFPPVNAWSAILAHMSLTPSGAYLAAELVLEIGFLFQDGRVDPRKKINEELIAMKPNTTAVNIALGGCLLFGTNRKAEQLLDMIPRIGVKTDVIMLIMMGHVYEQNGRKEELKKLKRYIDEAHDLSNVQFREFYNCLLSCHLKFGDLESASQMVLEMLKKAKKAQDSLGVATFRFEAKKMDKCPQIESQESLTLTPEKTMIPQTLDYEDFCGDRKFLKLEEEAKELLNISVMKFQNKKQLITTKHGILQPTDTVFVKLVKGFLEANKVKDLVQFLIKVEKEDSPVSPDSSPLIQVVNSCISLGWLDHAHDLLDEMRLSGFKTGSSVYSSLLKAYCKENKTQEVKSLLRDSRKCGVQLDASCYKALIESHVIDEDTQGALNLFKEMKEAKLDNTSQHSQQEFDMLVQGCGGSGEAKLMAKLLQEIKEGQKVDCGVHDWNNVIHFFCRKKMMQDAEKALKKMRSLGYTPNAQTFHSLVTGYAAVGGKYTEVTELWGEMKVLGLYHGMKFDQELLDSVLYTFVRGGFFIRANEVVEMMEKGKMFVDKYKYRMLFMKYHKTFCKGKTPKFQTESQISRREAALTFKKWIGLF, from the coding sequence ATGTTGGTACGAAAGTTGAGATATGGGAACTCAAAAGCTCTTTATGCCATTCAACGCTTCTTTTCTTGCAGTAATCTTAACCCTAACAGAGTACTGAGATGCCAGATTACAAGTTATTCTTGTCGCAACATGACATTTCATCAATCAGCTAACAACGCATTGGAAGTAGTGCCTGGAAATATCCATCCATGGCAATCTTTTTCAACCATAGCCAGCACAATCCTGGTCCAAGCTAGAGACCCTGCTAAGCTAAGTGAGGAGATACAAAACGCACTCGATGAACATAAACTTAATGAAGCTTGGAACTTACACGAACAACACATGAACATGGAAGGGTTTCCTAGAAAATCTGTTGTCAACAAGCTTCTCACAACTTCTTCCCAAAGTCTACAACTTCAGTACATCGAAAGGGCATATCATTTAGTAGAAAAAGCCATTGAAGAACACAAACAGAATTTGCTAGAAAAGACAACTCTCATATATCTATCACTATGTCTTGCAAAAGCCAATCTACCTGTTCATGCAGCAACTGTTTTAAGAAAGCTAGTAGAAACCCAACAGTTTCCTCCAGTCAATGCTTGGTCTGCTATATTAGCACACATGTCACTAACTCCTTCTGGTGCTTATCTGGCAGCTGAATTGGTTCTTGAGATTGGTTTTCTGTTTCAAGATGGAAGAGTGGACCCACGTAAAAAGATCAATGAAGAACTCATTGCTATGAAGCCGAATACAACTGCTGTAAACATTGCTTTAGGGGGTTGTCTTTTGTTTGGGACAAATAGAAAAGCAGAGCAGCTTTTGGATATGATACCTCGAATTGGTGTGAAAACTGATGTCATCATGTTGATCATGATGGGGCATGTATATGAACAGAATGGAAGAAAAGAAGAGCTTAAAAAACTTAAAAGATACATTGATGAAGCCCATGATTTGAGTAATGTTCAGTTTAGAGAGTTTTATAATTGCTTGCTTTCTTGCCATTTGAAATTTGGGGATTTAGAATCTGCGTCTCAAATGGTTCTTGAAATGCTTAAGAAGGCAAAGAAAGCTCAAGATTCTCTTGGTGTTGCTACTTTTAGATTTGAAGCCAAGAAAATGGACAAATGTCCTCAAATAGAGTCTCAAGAGAGTTTGACTTTGACTCCTGAAAAGACAATGATACCCCAGACTTTGGATTATGAAGATTTTTGTGGAGATAGAAAGTTTCTAAAACTTGAAGAAGAAGCTAAAGAACTACTTAACATTTCAGTAATGAAGTTTCAGAACAAAAAGCAACTGATCACAACAAAACATGGCATTCTCCAACCAACAGACACAGTTTTTGTGAAACTAGTCAAAGGTTTCTTGGAAGCTAACAAGGTAAAAGATTTAGTTCAATTTCTAATCAAGGTAGAGAAAGAGGATTCCCCAGTTTCTCCTGATTCTTCTCCTTTAATTCAAGTTGTGAATTCATGCATTTCTCTTGGATGGTTAGATCACGCACATGACCTGCTCGATGAAATGCGCCTGAGTGGTTTCAAAACCGGATCTTCTGTTTATTCATCTCTTTTAAAAGCATACTGTAAAGAAAACAAAACACAAGAAGTAAAATCACTCCTTAGAGATTCACGTAAATGTGGGGTCCAGCTAGATGCTAGTTGCTACAAAGCACTGATTGAATCCCATGTGATTGATGAAGACACTCAAGGAGCTTTAAATCTGTTTAAAGAAATGAAAGAAGCTAAACTAGACAACACTAGTCAACATAGTCAACAAGAATTTGATATGTTAGTTCAAGGATGTGGAGGGAGTGGAGAAGCTAAACTAATGGCAAAGCTTCTACAAGAAATCAAAGAAGGACAAAAAGTCGATTGTGGTGTTCATGATTGGAACAAtgtgattcatttcttttgtaGGAAGAAGATGATGCAAGATGCTGAAAAGGCTCTGAAAAAGATGAGGAGTTTAGGGTATACACCAAATGCTCAAACTTTTCATTCTTTAGTGACTGGATATGCTGCTGTTGGAGGGAAGTATACTGAGGTGACTGAACTTTGGGGTGAGATGAAGGTTCTTGGATTATATCATGGCATGAAGTTTGATCAAGAACTTTTGGATTCTGTTCTTTATACTTTTGTAAGAGGTGGATTTTTTATTCGGGCTAATGAAGTTGTTGAGATGATGGAAAAAGGGAAAATGTTTGTGGATAAGTATAAGTATCGAATGCTTTTTATGAAGTATCATAAAACGTTTTGTAAAGGGAAGACTCCTAAGTTTCAGACAGAGTCTCAGATAAGTAGGAGGGAGGCTGCGTTGACTTTCAAGAAATGGATTGGAttgttttga